In Mercurialis annua linkage group LG6, ddMerAnnu1.2, whole genome shotgun sequence, the following are encoded in one genomic region:
- the LOC126653626 gene encoding internal alternative NAD(P)H-ubiquinone oxidoreductase A1, mitochondrial isoform X1: MSWLTNLIRISTIKSSSSSFTKSLPNFVLSSLFHCHHFSTPSPSPPQYAGLGPTKPGEKPRLVVLGSGWAGCRVMKGIDTKLYDVVCVSPRNHMVFTPLLASTCVGTLEFRSVAEPIARIQPAISTEPGCFFFLANSTALDTHNHLVHCETATDGSSSVDPWKFNIYYDKLVIALGADATTFGIHGVKEHATFLREVHHAQEIRRKLLLNLMLSDVPGISEEEKSRLLHCVVVGGGPTGVEFSGELSDFIMRDVRQRYAHVKDYIHVTLIEANEILSSFDDRLRHYATKQLTKSGVRLVRGIVKDVKPQKLILSDGSEVPYGLLVWSTGVGPSPLVKSLDLPKSPGGRIGVDQWLRVPSVPDVFAIGDCSGFLESTGKPVLPALAQVAERQGKYLAGLLNRIGKADGGHANSCADEELGEAFIYRHMGSMATIGRYKALVDLRQSKEGKGISLAGFSSWFIWRSAYLTRVISWRNRFYVAINWGTTLVFGRDISRI, translated from the exons ATGTCTTGGCTTACAAATCTAATCCGAATCTCAACAATCaaatcatcatcttcttcattcacTAAATCACTTCCAAATTTCGTATTGAGCTCCCTCTTCCACTGCCACCATTTCTCCACCCCTTCACCGTCTCCTCCCCAGTATGCAGGCCTTGGGCCCACGAAGCCTGGTGAGAAGCCGAGGTTGGTGGTGCTGGGGTCAGGATGGGCAGGGTGTCGGGTGATGAAGGGCATAGACACCAAATTGTACGATGTGGTGTGCGTTTCCCCTCGGAATCACATGGTCTTCACTCCTCTCCTCGCTTCCACTTGCGTCGGCACCCTCGAGTTCAGGTCTGTTGCCGAGCCCATCGCCCGTATTCAGCCTGCCATTTCCACCGAACCCGGCTGCTTTTTCTTTCTCGCCAACTCCACCGCTCTTGATACTCACAACCATCTC GTGCATTGCGAGACTGCTACCGATGGATCAAGTTCCGTGGATCCTTGGAAGTTCAATATATACTATGACAAGTTGGTAATAGCATTGGGAGCTGACGCCACCACATTTGGGATACATGGTGTCAAAGAGCATGCTACTTTTCTTCGTGAAGTTCACCATGCTCAAGAAATTCGGAGGAAGCTACTCCTCAACTTGATGCTTTCTGATGTGCCTG GTATTTCCGAAGAAGAGAAGAGCAGACTGTTACACTGTGTTGTTGTAGGAGGTGGTCCCACAGGAGTTGAATTCAGTGGTGAACTCAGTGATTTTATCATGAGAGACGTTCGCCAACGATATGCCCATGTCAAAGATTATATCCATGTCACGCTGATTGAG GCGAATGAGATATTATCTTCCTTTGATGATCGCCTCCGTCACTATGCTACTAAGCAGTTGACAAAG TCAGGAGTCCGCCTTGTCCGTGGGATTGTCAAAGATGTTAAACCTCAGAAGCTAATTCTAAGTGATGGCTCAGAGGTTCCATATGGTCTATTGGTTTGGTCTACCGGTGTTGGACCCTCACCTCTTGTGAAATCTCTGGACCTCCCAAAATCTCCAGGTGGAAG GATCGGTGTTGATCAGTGGCTAAGAGTCCCTTCTGTGCCAGATGTATTTGCTATTGGTGACTGCAGTGGGTTTCTAGAAAGTACCGGTAAACCAGTTCTTCCAGCTTTGGCTCAG GTTGCAGAACGACAAGGCAAATATCTTGCAGGTTTATTGAACAGAATTGGTAAAGCTGATGGAGGGCATGCAAACAGTTGTGCAGACGAAGAATTGGGGGAGGCATTTATTTACAGACATATGGGAAGCATGGCAACTATTGGGAGATATAAAGCTCTTGTTGATCTTAGGCAGAGTAAA GAGGGCAAAGGAATATCTCTGGCAGGATTTTCAAGTTGGTTTATATGGCGTTCTGCATATCTGACCCGTGTAATAAGCTGGAGGAACAGATTCTACGTAGCTATCAACTGGGGCACAACTCTTGTGTTTGGTCGTGATATAAGCAGAATATAG
- the LOC126653633 gene encoding PHD finger-like domain-containing protein 5A gives MAKHHPDLIMCRKQPGIAIGRLCEKDDGKCVICDSYVRPCTLVRICDECNYGSFQGRCVICGGVGISDAYYCKECTQQEKDRDGCPKIVNLGSAKTDLFYERKKYGFKKR, from the coding sequence ATGGCCAAGCATCATCCTGATTTGATCATGTGCCGTAAGCAGCCTGGAATTGCGATTGGACGACTTTGTGAGAAAGATGATGGGAAATGTGTAATCTGTGATTCCTATGTGCGCCCTTGTACCCTTGTGCGAATCTGTGATGAGTGCAACTACGGATCTTTCCAAGGTCGGTGTGTAATCTGTGGTGGCGTTGGCATCTCGGATGCCTACTACTGCAAAGAGTGCACACAGCAGGAGAAAGATAGGGATGGGTGCccaaaaattgttaatttaggCAGTGCTAAAACAGATCTGTTCTACGAGCGCAAGAAGTATGGTTTCAAGAAAAGATGA
- the LOC126653626 gene encoding internal alternative NAD(P)H-ubiquinone oxidoreductase A1, mitochondrial isoform X2 — protein MSWLTNLIRISTIKSSSSSFTKSLPNFVLSSLFHCHHFSTPSPSPPQYAGLGPTKPGEKPRLVVLGSGWAGCRVMKGIDTKLYDVVCVSPRNHMVFTPLLASTCVGTLEFRSVAEPIARIQPAISTEPGCFFFLANSTALDTHNHLVHCETATDGSSSVDPWKFNIYYDKLVIALGADATTFGIHGVKEHATFLREVHHAQEIRRKLLLNLMLSDVPGISEEEKSRLLHCVVVGGGPTGVEFSGELSDFIMRDVRQRYAHVKDYIHVTLIEANEILSSFDDRLRHYATKQLTKSGVRLVRGIVKDVKPQKLILSDGSEVPYGLLVWSTGVGPSPLVKSLDLPKSPGGRIGVDQWLRVPSVPDVFAIGDCSGFLESTGKPVLPALAQVAERQGKYRISFRIH, from the exons ATGTCTTGGCTTACAAATCTAATCCGAATCTCAACAATCaaatcatcatcttcttcattcacTAAATCACTTCCAAATTTCGTATTGAGCTCCCTCTTCCACTGCCACCATTTCTCCACCCCTTCACCGTCTCCTCCCCAGTATGCAGGCCTTGGGCCCACGAAGCCTGGTGAGAAGCCGAGGTTGGTGGTGCTGGGGTCAGGATGGGCAGGGTGTCGGGTGATGAAGGGCATAGACACCAAATTGTACGATGTGGTGTGCGTTTCCCCTCGGAATCACATGGTCTTCACTCCTCTCCTCGCTTCCACTTGCGTCGGCACCCTCGAGTTCAGGTCTGTTGCCGAGCCCATCGCCCGTATTCAGCCTGCCATTTCCACCGAACCCGGCTGCTTTTTCTTTCTCGCCAACTCCACCGCTCTTGATACTCACAACCATCTC GTGCATTGCGAGACTGCTACCGATGGATCAAGTTCCGTGGATCCTTGGAAGTTCAATATATACTATGACAAGTTGGTAATAGCATTGGGAGCTGACGCCACCACATTTGGGATACATGGTGTCAAAGAGCATGCTACTTTTCTTCGTGAAGTTCACCATGCTCAAGAAATTCGGAGGAAGCTACTCCTCAACTTGATGCTTTCTGATGTGCCTG GTATTTCCGAAGAAGAGAAGAGCAGACTGTTACACTGTGTTGTTGTAGGAGGTGGTCCCACAGGAGTTGAATTCAGTGGTGAACTCAGTGATTTTATCATGAGAGACGTTCGCCAACGATATGCCCATGTCAAAGATTATATCCATGTCACGCTGATTGAG GCGAATGAGATATTATCTTCCTTTGATGATCGCCTCCGTCACTATGCTACTAAGCAGTTGACAAAG TCAGGAGTCCGCCTTGTCCGTGGGATTGTCAAAGATGTTAAACCTCAGAAGCTAATTCTAAGTGATGGCTCAGAGGTTCCATATGGTCTATTGGTTTGGTCTACCGGTGTTGGACCCTCACCTCTTGTGAAATCTCTGGACCTCCCAAAATCTCCAGGTGGAAG GATCGGTGTTGATCAGTGGCTAAGAGTCCCTTCTGTGCCAGATGTATTTGCTATTGGTGACTGCAGTGGGTTTCTAGAAAGTACCGGTAAACCAGTTCTTCCAGCTTTGGCTCAG